One window of the Cryptomeria japonica chromosome 7, Sugi_1.0, whole genome shotgun sequence genome contains the following:
- the LOC131062382 gene encoding protein KINESIN LIGHT CHAIN-RELATED 1: MPGLVSGDAMEEQGNQNHNQSRTPQADPLTPGLKNMKSESEIDSLNPTDHNSPQQHHNSVNNDNKPENGGSGNENVSASIEELYENVCQMKSSGDQSPSRPSSSEESEVEDLRIESELQELAGGEKPSSSSSGAAAEKQPIKEGKLVKEAKTTTPHKVVSNGAAAAKAAGKEIQPETKKTGSAEKNKVIPDRPIKPVSSIQTKKPPTKLVISSDVSVKARTSPTKARASPSKAITRNNALSTPTKATPKQQLSKSTPDENSKQQQSKSPQDENSDRNPNPINEETASLVGVTPKKLFESPDKPPRRLSSSPMRKKRSLPVVVSKASKEADETLELGLDNPDLGPFLLKLARSMIASGDNPYKALECAVRASKSFEKCADGKPSLELVMSLHILAAIHCSLGQYEEAIPVLERSIEVPALEEGPEHALAAFAGHMQLGDTHAMLGQLENSIECYKSGLEIQKQILGEMDPRVGETCRYLAEAYVQAMQFDEAEKLCQHALDIHKEHSTPASLEEAADRRLMALICDGKGDFEGALEHLVLASMAMISNGQETEVASVDCSIGDTYLSLGRYDEAVFAYQKSLTVFKSTKGENHPSVAAVFVRLADLYYKTGKLRESKTYCENALRIYNKPIAGHPPEDIASGLTEVSAIYEATDEPDQALRLLQKAHKLLDDAPGQQSSVAGIEAQIGVIYYVLGKYAESYASFKNAVAKLRASGEKKSAFFGIVLNQMGLACVQRYAINEAADLFEEARSILEEVCSTYHPDTLAVYSNLAGTYDAMGRLEDAIAILEYIVQIREEKLGTANPDVDDEKKRLAELLKEAGRARSRKAKSLETLLQSNSQKKKKEKVK; this comes from the coding sequence ATGCCAGGATTGGTATCAggagatgccatggaggagcagggGAATCAGAACCATAATCAGAGTCGTACCCCGCAAGCTGATCCCTTGACTCCGGGACTGAAGAACATGAAATCCGAGTCTGAGATTGATTCATTGAATCCCACGGACCACAACAGTCCACAGCAGCATCACAATTCAGTCAATAACGATAATAAGCCTGAGAATGGAGGTTCTGGGAATGAGAATGTGTCTGCTAGTATAGAAGAGCTGTATGAAAATGTTTGCCAAATGAAGAGCTCGGGGGATCAATCGCCTTCTAGACCGAGTTCTTCTGAAGAATCTGAGGTTGAGGATTTGAGAATTGAATCTGAACTGCAGGAGCTGGCTGGAGGAGAAAagccttcatcttcttcatctggtGCTGCTGCAGAGAAGCAACCCATCAAGGAGGGGAAACTCGTCAAGGAAGCAAAGACTACTACTCCCCATAAAGTTGTCAGCAATGGAGCTGCTGCTGCCAAGGCTGCAGGTAAGGAAATCCAACCTGAAACTAAGAAAACTGGTAGTGCTGAGAAGAATAAGGTTATTCCTGACAGACCCATTAAGCCTGTTTCTTCAATCCAAACCAAGAAGCCGCCAACTAAATTGGTAATCAGCTCAGATGTTTCAGTCAAGGCCAGGACTAGCCCTACCAAGGCTAGAGCTAGTCCTAGTAAGGCCATTACCAGAAATAATGCCCTTAGTACCCCTACCAAAGCCACCCCTAAGCAGCAGCTCTCCAAGAGCACCCCGGATGAGAATTCCAAGCAGCAGCAATCCAAGAGCCCTCAAGATGAGAATTCTGATAGAAATCCAAACCCCATCAATGAGGAGACTGCATCTTTGGTAGGGGTGACCCCAAAGAAGCTCTTCGAAAGCCCAGATAAGCCTCCCAGGAGGCTGAGTTCTAGTCCCATGAGGAAGAAGAGGTCCTTGCCTGTTGTAGTTAGCAAAGCCAGCAAGGAAGCAGACGAGACATTGGAATTAGGCCTTGACAACCCAGATCTTGGACCATTCCTGCTTAAACTCGCAAGGAGTATGATTGCATCCGGGGACAATCCTTACAAGGCACTGGAATGTGCTGTAAGGGCATCCAAATCATTTGAGAAGTGTGCCGATGGCAAACCCAGTTTAGAATTGGTAATGAGTTTGCATATTCTGGCAGCAATTCATTGCAGTTTGGGGCAGTACGAGGAAGCAATTCCGGTACTCGAGCGGTCCATCGAAGTTCCTGCCTTGGAGGAAGGGCCAGAGCACGCACTTGCAGCATTTGCAGGACATATGCAGCTAGGTGACACCCATGCTATGCTGGGCCAGCTTGAGAATTCTATAGAATGTTATAAATCTGGCTTGGAAATTCAGAAACAGATCCTTGGAGAAATGGATCCCAGGGTTGGAGAGACTTGTCGATATTTGGCAGAAGCCTATGTACAGGCAATGCAGTTCGATGAGGCCGAGAAGCTTTGCCAACATGCTCTTGATATACATAAAGAGCACAGCACCCCTGCCTCTCTTGAAGAAGCAGCTGATAGGAGACTAATGGCATTGATTTGTGATGGAAAAGGGGACTTTGAGGGTGCCCTGGAACATTTGGTCTTAGCAAGCATGGCAATGATTTCAAATGGTCAAGAAACGGAGGTAGCTTCAGTGGATTGCAGTATCGGAGATACTTACCTGTCCTTGGGACGATACGATGAAGCTGTATTTGCATATCAGAAGTCTCTCACCGTTTTTAAATCTACAAAAGGTGAGAACCATCCTTCAGTTGCTGCAGTTTTTGTCCGCCTTGCAGATCTGTACTACAAGACAGGAAAACTGAGGGAATCCAAAACATACTGTGAGAACGCTCTCAGGATTTATAATAAACCCATTGCAGGGCATCCTCCCGAGGATATAGCAAGTGGATTAACAGAAGTATCTGCAATATATGAAGCTACTGATGAGCCTGATCAAGCGCTTCGGCTTCTCCAAAAGGCTCACAAGCTTTTGGATGATGCTCCTGGTCAACAGAGCTCAGTAGCAGGCATTGAAGCACAGATTGGAGTGATTTATTATGTTTTAGGGAAGTATGCTGAGTCATACGCTTCTTTCAAAAATGCAGTGGCAAAACTGCGGGCAAGTGGTGAGAAAAAATCTGCCTTTTTTGGTATTGTCCTGAATCAGATGGGATTGGCATGTGTGCAACGGTATGCCATAAATGAAGCTGCAGATTTGTTTGAAGAAGCCAGGAGTATATTGGAAGAAGTATGCAGTACCTATCATCCAGATACACTTGCAGTTTATAGCAATTTGGCTGGTACATATGATGCAATGGGCAG